The Sinomicrobium kalidii genome contains a region encoding:
- a CDS encoding sodium:solute symporter family protein — protein sequence MIQTTDIWIIFAYLAGTVIIGLLLRKRAQQSKDDYLLGGKSLPWYMLGLSNASGMFDISGTMWLVTLTVVYGMKSIWIPWLWPVFNQVFLMVYLSAWLRRSNVTTGAEWILFRFHDGKGGKWSHTIIVVFAILSCLGFLAYGFIGLGKFVEIFVPWEWVSPYLPFDLPAAYIPHFYGIVFTLFAVFYTILGGMSGIVWTDLLQYTIMTVSAIAIGYIAWNALGSHTLDTPEGWLDPFFGWKLDLDWSGVITEMNHKIASDGYSLFGIFFMLMVFKGILSSLAGPAPNYDMQKILSTKSPREATKMSAFVNVALLPTRYLMIGGFAVLAILFYDRLQLESAGAVDFERILPSAISQFVPTGLLGLLLAGLLAAFMSTFAGTLNAAQAYLVNDIYLKYFNKHAGARQIKRMNYLTGVVVVTVSIVLGFFVRDVNSVLQWIVSALYGSYVVSNVLKWHWWRFNGEGYFWGMLSGIIPALIFPVITDILDLYYFPVILLISLLGSIIGTYSAPPTDEEALKNFYKQVNPWGFWKPVYRKVIAEDPEFVKNKNFGRDMFNVIIGTAAQTLLVVLPLYLILRKDVPFLVSLGLLVVCLVILKKNWWDKVGKNG from the coding sequence ATGATACAGACAACAGACATATGGATCATATTCGCCTACCTGGCGGGGACAGTGATCATCGGGCTTCTTTTGCGTAAACGTGCACAGCAAAGTAAGGACGACTACCTGCTGGGCGGGAAATCACTGCCCTGGTATATGCTGGGACTGTCCAACGCTTCCGGAATGTTCGATATTTCGGGGACCATGTGGCTGGTTACCTTAACTGTGGTCTACGGGATGAAGAGTATCTGGATTCCCTGGCTCTGGCCTGTATTCAACCAGGTTTTTCTTATGGTCTATCTTTCGGCCTGGCTGCGGAGGTCCAATGTTACCACCGGGGCAGAGTGGATACTGTTCCGCTTTCACGACGGAAAGGGTGGCAAATGGTCGCATACCATTATTGTAGTGTTTGCCATACTCAGTTGTCTCGGGTTCCTGGCCTATGGCTTTATAGGTCTCGGGAAATTCGTGGAGATCTTTGTGCCCTGGGAATGGGTAAGCCCGTATCTTCCTTTTGATCTGCCTGCGGCTTATATTCCGCATTTTTACGGGATCGTTTTCACGCTTTTTGCCGTTTTCTATACCATTCTCGGCGGAATGTCCGGCATTGTATGGACGGACCTGTTGCAATATACCATTATGACCGTGTCTGCCATAGCTATAGGATATATCGCCTGGAATGCACTGGGAAGCCATACCCTGGACACCCCGGAAGGCTGGCTCGATCCCTTTTTCGGCTGGAAACTGGACCTGGACTGGTCGGGCGTCATTACGGAAATGAACCACAAGATCGCTTCCGATGGGTATTCCCTTTTCGGGATATTCTTTATGCTCATGGTTTTCAAGGGGATACTTTCCAGTCTTGCGGGGCCGGCACCCAATTACGACATGCAAAAAATACTTTCCACAAAATCCCCGAGAGAAGCGACCAAGATGAGTGCTTTTGTCAATGTGGCCCTGCTGCCCACCCGCTACCTGATGATCGGAGGGTTTGCAGTGCTGGCCATTCTCTTTTATGACCGGTTGCAACTGGAATCGGCCGGAGCGGTCGATTTTGAGCGGATTTTGCCGTCGGCCATAAGCCAGTTTGTCCCAACGGGCCTTCTGGGACTACTGCTGGCTGGCCTTCTCGCAGCATTTATGTCCACCTTTGCCGGAACGCTCAATGCGGCACAGGCCTACCTGGTCAATGATATTTACCTGAAATATTTTAATAAACATGCCGGTGCCCGCCAGATAAAACGGATGAACTATCTCACAGGGGTCGTTGTGGTGACGGTCAGTATCGTCCTCGGATTTTTCGTACGGGACGTGAATTCCGTACTGCAATGGATCGTATCTGCCCTTTACGGAAGCTATGTTGTTTCCAATGTACTGAAATGGCACTGGTGGCGGTTTAACGGAGAAGGATATTTCTGGGGAATGCTTTCCGGAATTATCCCCGCACTCATATTCCCTGTGATAACCGATATTCTCGACTTGTATTATTTTCCCGTAATCCTGCTCATCTCACTTCTGGGGAGCATCATAGGTACTTATTCGGCCCCACCTACCGACGAAGAGGCCCTGAAAAACTTTTACAAACAGGTCAATCCCTGGGGGTTCTGGAAACCTGTTTACCGCAAGGTGATAGCCGAAGACCCGGAATTTGTGAAGAACAAGAACTTCGGAAGGGACATGTTCAACGTAATTATCGGTACGGCGGCACAGACCCTGCTGGTAGTGCTCCCACTATACCTCATCCTGCGTAAGGATGTGCCTTTTCTGGTATCGCTCGGGCTCCTCGTTGTTTGCCTTGTTATCCTCAAAAAGAACTGGTGGGACAAGGTGGGAAAGAACGGATGA
- a CDS encoding glycoside hydrolase family 130 protein, whose translation MNHTNQARESRKIENHDTLMENYRKLIEKPNIPLEDGNGIFQRYSNPVVTAAHAPVSWRYDLNATTNPYGMERVGINSAFNPGAIKWKGKYLLAVRVEGVDRKSFIAIAESPNGIDNFEFWEYPVELPETDDPDVNVYDMRLTAHEDGWIYGIFCTERKDPSAPGTDTGAAVANAGIARTKDLINWERLPDLISGSGQQRNVVLHPEFVNGKYALYTRPQDGFIEVGNGGGIGLGYVRDITNPVVENEKIIQEKVYHTVYELKNGLGPAPLKTKEGWLHLAHGVRNTAAGLRYTLYMFMTDLDDISRVIYQPGGYFMAPDHREITGDVSNVLFSNGWVMEDDGRVFIYYASSDTRCHVATSHIDQLLDYVKNTPQDKFTSAGSVRTIVAQINRNKAL comes from the coding sequence ATGAACCATACAAATCAGGCCAGGGAAAGCAGAAAGATAGAAAACCATGATACCCTGATGGAAAATTACCGGAAACTTATTGAAAAACCAAATATACCGCTGGAAGACGGTAACGGAATTTTTCAGCGTTACAGCAACCCTGTAGTAACCGCTGCCCATGCCCCCGTTTCCTGGCGCTATGATCTTAATGCGACCACCAATCCCTATGGAATGGAGCGGGTAGGAATTAATTCCGCCTTTAATCCGGGAGCCATAAAATGGAAAGGCAAATACCTGCTCGCTGTCCGGGTGGAGGGAGTAGACCGCAAATCGTTTATTGCCATTGCCGAAAGTCCTAATGGTATTGACAATTTTGAATTCTGGGAGTATCCCGTAGAACTTCCCGAAACGGATGACCCCGATGTCAACGTTTACGATATGCGGCTCACTGCGCATGAAGACGGCTGGATATACGGCATATTCTGTACGGAACGCAAAGACCCGTCCGCTCCCGGAACCGATACGGGTGCCGCAGTGGCCAATGCAGGCATAGCCAGGACCAAAGACCTGATAAACTGGGAACGCCTGCCCGATCTTATATCCGGTTCCGGTCAACAGCGCAATGTAGTACTCCACCCCGAGTTTGTCAATGGTAAATATGCCCTGTACACGCGCCCCCAGGACGGTTTTATTGAAGTGGGGAACGGTGGCGGAATAGGCCTGGGTTATGTAAGGGACATCACCAATCCCGTGGTGGAAAATGAAAAGATCATACAGGAAAAAGTTTATCACACGGTGTATGAACTGAAGAATGGCCTTGGTCCGGCACCTTTGAAGACGAAAGAGGGCTGGCTGCATCTTGCCCACGGGGTTCGGAATACGGCAGCCGGGCTCCGCTATACCCTCTATATGTTTATGACCGATCTGGATGATATTTCAAGGGTCATTTATCAGCCCGGAGGTTATTTCATGGCCCCGGATCACCGGGAAATAACCGGGGATGTGTCCAACGTACTGTTCAGCAATGGCTGGGTCATGGAAGATGACGGACGGGTGTTCATCTATTACGCATCTTCCGATACACGCTGTCATGTAGCCACTTCTCATATCGATCAGTTACTGGATTACGTGAAAAACACACCGCAGGACAAATTTACTTCGGCCGGATCGGTACGCACCATTGTAGCGCAGATCAACCGGAACAAAGCGTTGTAG
- a CDS encoding AGE family epimerase/isomerase, which translates to MLSTSLKKQFREELEQIIAYWKTYAVDKKNGGFAGQRDHYNRLVPGAPKGIILNTRILWTFSAVSRFYNTKTLKFYCDRAYDYIGRYFRDIHNGGVYWMVGTQGNPLNKRKQVYAQAFAVYALSEYALYSERDEPRQWALELFRLIETHSRDRERGGYIEAFAEDWSPLEDMRLSDKDENTAKTMNTHLHLLEAYTTLYRLSGEPEVKKSLEDLLKLFFDRFLGTDGHFVLFFDEDWNPEGAKVSFGHDIEAAWLLAEAAKVLEDEVWITATRKAALKVADTFLAEACDSNFGVNNEMDTHSGETDTDRHWWPHAEAMAGLYYACMISGDISYCRAMEKIWEYTRKYLIDRENGEWFFRTDHKGVPYTDENKIGPWKCPYHNSRAFIQLLTWSGNPPVRLQDV; encoded by the coding sequence ATGTTGTCGACTTCGCTGAAAAAACAGTTTCGGGAAGAACTGGAACAAATTATAGCATACTGGAAGACCTATGCCGTAGATAAGAAAAACGGGGGTTTTGCCGGGCAAAGGGATCATTACAATCGTCTTGTCCCTGGCGCTCCGAAGGGAATTATACTCAATACAAGGATATTATGGACATTCTCCGCAGTTTCCCGTTTTTACAATACGAAAACCCTGAAATTCTACTGTGACAGGGCCTATGATTATATCGGAAGATATTTCAGGGATATACACAACGGCGGGGTTTACTGGATGGTCGGTACACAAGGAAACCCCCTGAATAAACGCAAGCAGGTCTATGCCCAGGCCTTTGCCGTCTATGCTTTGTCGGAATATGCGCTGTACAGCGAAAGGGATGAACCCCGGCAATGGGCATTGGAATTGTTCCGTCTTATCGAAACGCATTCCCGGGACAGGGAAAGAGGCGGATATATCGAGGCTTTTGCCGAAGACTGGTCTCCCCTGGAAGATATGCGCCTGAGCGATAAGGACGAGAATACGGCCAAGACCATGAATACGCATTTACACCTGCTCGAAGCCTATACCACCCTGTACAGGTTGAGCGGGGAACCGGAAGTAAAAAAATCACTTGAAGATCTCTTGAAACTGTTTTTTGACCGTTTTCTCGGAACAGACGGGCACTTTGTGCTGTTTTTTGATGAGGATTGGAATCCGGAGGGTGCCAAAGTTTCGTTCGGACATGATATTGAAGCGGCCTGGCTGCTGGCAGAAGCTGCGAAAGTACTCGAAGATGAAGTCTGGATAACCGCAACCCGGAAAGCAGCCCTTAAAGTTGCGGATACATTCCTTGCCGAGGCTTGTGACAGTAATTTCGGGGTCAATAACGAGATGGATACACATTCCGGAGAAACGGATACGGACAGGCACTGGTGGCCGCATGCCGAAGCTATGGCGGGCCTGTATTATGCTTGTATGATTTCGGGAGATATTTCCTACTGCCGGGCGATGGAAAAAATATGGGAGTACACCCGGAAATATCTTATCGACCGCGAAAACGGGGAATGGTTTTTCCGGACAGATCACAAAGGGGTCCCGTATACGGATGAAAACAAGATCGGCCCCTGGAAATGCCCGTATCACAACAGCAGGGCCTTTATACAACTATTGACATGGTCGGGGAATCCTCCCGTAAGATTACAGGATGTATGA
- the rhaM gene encoding L-rhamnose mutarotase, with translation MKTLAFKMFLKKGQRNAYRKRHDEIWPELKSLLEDSGIRDYHIFLDEGTGILFASMKVTDDNTVDALPDHPVMKKWWTFMADIMETNEDNSPLTVNLEHMFTLE, from the coding sequence ATGAAAACCTTAGCTTTTAAAATGTTCCTGAAAAAAGGGCAACGCAATGCCTACAGGAAAAGACATGACGAAATTTGGCCGGAACTCAAATCCCTGCTGGAAGATTCCGGAATAAGGGACTATCATATTTTTCTGGACGAAGGGACCGGTATCCTTTTTGCATCCATGAAAGTTACGGACGATAACACCGTGGATGCCTTGCCCGATCATCCGGTCATGAAAAAATGGTGGACATTTATGGCCGACATTATGGAAACCAACGAGGACAACTCCCCACTTACCGTAAACCTGGAACATATGTTTACACTGGAATAA
- a CDS encoding glycoside hydrolase family 31 protein: MNAFTKFFLFLLFYSAIQPFSFAQTGVGKVRTVKHNNNTVLFSNTNADVQLEFCTDGIIRIRTSWNREFEENEPWMVSRYDWPGTDVEIAEEDDQFVLKTAKLILKVQKRPFQLDIYDTAGNILSSEDVEGIKGGFSRGNTVGSTKKLFPGEHFFGFGERMDVLDRRGKEVTLNVGRGLGRPHIVGAYNVLEANYSPVPFFMSTKGYGIFFHTAWPTTWDMGSGSDKAYSFRAENGELDYYFMYGPDFPSILDKYTSVTGKSPLLPYFGLGLHVGTYSGGTWGHEALTSDHYPVALVKKFRELNIPLDILHLDSTWRIFGKNGGSGATTFEWRETFKNPEAMFDSLYAQNLNMVGLHVRPRFDNGNKLNLLDQAREKGHTYPENGNPGEFVNFFDPESVDWWWENGAMRVAGIGAMFFKTDEGSAFGRKANESNKTGPKGENVKKLHNVFPIAYARAPYEKFAELNNMRGMNHTREGYAGIQRYPFIFAGDWPSEWQYFEPVIKAGLNIGLSGVGYWAHCMGGFEHDADPELYIRWTQFGLMSSVAHLFGMDHPTYKEPWNYGEEALNIFRKYTKLRYSLLPYLYSNAYEMYTKGIPLMRALVLHYQNDPNVYNITDQYLLGESLMVCPVTTKGARTRVVYLPEGNWTDFRTGETYTGKQYLNVVCPLDEMPIFVKQGAIIPSQKAVNYIGEETIDTINLDIYPHETSSFDLYDDDGTSTDYQKGEYAITHISSIRNEKTVAINIKTPKGKYKVPKRSYKVSVHIDKKPASVETNGKKSPVQYDEEKKVLTVLPDVKSNRDIRIIIK; encoded by the coding sequence ATGAACGCATTCACAAAGTTTTTTCTTTTCCTGCTTTTTTACAGTGCGATACAACCCTTTTCCTTCGCCCAGACCGGGGTCGGGAAAGTCCGGACAGTAAAACACAACAACAATACCGTTCTTTTCTCCAATACCAATGCCGATGTACAACTCGAATTCTGCACGGACGGTATTATAAGAATACGGACCAGCTGGAACCGGGAATTCGAAGAAAACGAACCCTGGATGGTTTCCCGCTACGACTGGCCGGGAACAGATGTGGAAATCGCAGAAGAGGACGATCAATTTGTATTAAAAACCGCAAAGCTTATCCTGAAAGTACAAAAACGCCCCTTTCAACTCGACATTTACGATACCGCCGGGAACATCCTGTCCTCCGAGGATGTAGAAGGTATCAAAGGAGGTTTTTCCCGCGGGAATACCGTGGGATCGACAAAAAAACTGTTCCCCGGAGAACATTTCTTCGGTTTCGGTGAACGCATGGATGTTCTGGACCGCAGGGGGAAAGAAGTTACGCTTAACGTCGGAAGAGGGCTCGGAAGACCACACATTGTAGGCGCATATAATGTGCTGGAAGCCAACTATTCGCCCGTACCATTCTTTATGAGCACCAAAGGCTACGGGATCTTTTTCCATACGGCCTGGCCCACGACCTGGGACATGGGCTCGGGTTCTGACAAGGCATACAGTTTCCGGGCGGAAAACGGCGAACTCGATTACTATTTTATGTACGGGCCGGACTTTCCCTCCATCCTGGACAAATACACCTCCGTTACAGGAAAATCGCCGCTACTGCCGTATTTCGGGCTGGGACTTCACGTGGGTACCTACAGCGGCGGCACCTGGGGGCATGAAGCGCTCACTTCGGACCATTACCCGGTGGCCCTGGTTAAAAAGTTCCGCGAACTGAATATTCCGCTCGATATCCTTCATCTCGATTCTACCTGGAGGATCTTCGGAAAGAACGGCGGGAGCGGTGCCACAACTTTCGAATGGCGGGAAACCTTTAAAAATCCCGAAGCCATGTTCGACAGCCTCTACGCACAAAACCTCAACATGGTAGGCCTCCACGTAAGGCCCCGCTTTGACAACGGCAACAAACTGAACCTGCTGGACCAGGCGCGTGAAAAAGGCCACACCTACCCGGAGAACGGAAATCCCGGGGAGTTTGTGAACTTTTTCGACCCGGAATCGGTAGACTGGTGGTGGGAAAACGGGGCCATGCGGGTGGCCGGAATCGGGGCCATGTTCTTCAAGACCGATGAAGGCAGTGCCTTTGGCCGCAAGGCCAACGAAAGCAATAAAACAGGCCCAAAAGGAGAAAATGTAAAAAAACTGCACAACGTCTTCCCTATTGCCTATGCCAGAGCTCCCTATGAAAAATTTGCCGAACTGAATAACATGAGAGGTATGAATCATACCCGCGAAGGCTATGCCGGGATACAGCGCTATCCCTTCATCTTTGCCGGCGACTGGCCCAGCGAATGGCAGTACTTTGAACCCGTAATCAAGGCCGGGCTCAATATCGGGCTTTCCGGTGTGGGCTACTGGGCGCACTGCATGGGAGGCTTTGAACACGATGCCGACCCGGAACTTTACATCCGCTGGACACAATTCGGCCTGATGAGTTCCGTTGCCCATCTTTTCGGTATGGATCACCCTACTTATAAAGAACCGTGGAACTACGGTGAGGAAGCACTCAATATTTTCAGGAAATACACCAAACTGCGGTACAGTCTGCTGCCTTATCTGTACAGCAACGCTTATGAAATGTACACGAAAGGCATCCCGCTTATGCGTGCCCTCGTACTTCATTACCAGAACGATCCGAATGTTTACAATATTACCGATCAATACCTGCTGGGCGAAAGCCTGATGGTTTGCCCGGTAACCACAAAAGGGGCCAGGACCAGGGTAGTCTACCTTCCCGAAGGGAACTGGACCGACTTCCGGACCGGGGAAACCTACACCGGGAAACAATACCTCAACGTGGTTTGCCCGCTCGATGAAATGCCGATATTTGTAAAGCAAGGAGCTATTATCCCCTCGCAAAAAGCTGTTAACTACATCGGTGAAGAAACGATCGACACCATCAACCTGGATATTTATCCGCACGAGACCTCTTCCTTCGACCTCTATGACGATGACGGAACAAGCACAGACTATCAAAAAGGAGAATATGCCATAACGCATATCAGCAGTATTCGCAATGAGAAAACTGTAGCTATAAACATCAAGACCCCTAAAGGAAAATACAAGGTGCCGAAACGGTCCTATAAAGTGAGCGTACATATCGACAAAAAACCTGCCTCTGTGGAAACAAACGGAAAAAAATCGCCGGTGCAATATGACGAAGAAAAGAAGGTGCTCACGGTGTTACCCGATGTCAAAAGTAACAGGGACATTCGTATCATTATTAAATAA
- a CDS encoding RagB/SusD family nutrient uptake outer membrane protein, giving the protein MIRYKSILIPCLALVLLTSCEKDLDQVPLSSGTTENFYATENDFIQARNATYSLTFHGSGTYGYANRILNLSETRSDNLYATTQASRTWEGINNFFTSINSNAYIEEAYTTNFNAIYKANQLLEKLDENGEIIPLENDRTLMRAEARFLRAFCYFDLVRWFGKVPLLDRTVTPQEASEIGRSPVSDIYDLIISDLQFAIENLPETYEGSEYGRITRYGAKGILALVHMTRSSPDYGIDGPGLDLNEWDQAYQQLNDIKNSGQYGFESSYDSIFRVEGTVNKENILVIPYGSNTGDGVGGNFPVEVTSDQYFASFGLSDQGALERRPISSEFRQKFAPEDERAQFGIVDTFSVDSGRHEGFYNEPIFIKYADDSRYGDGRTDWGVDFIVLRYTDVLFLMAECTLHGGGGTQADVDKIVNDVRERAGLARDASNVTLEELFAERRKEFFSEGTRWFDLYRSGNAVSIMNAWKSEVDNENSVNNIDENSLLYPIPLQELLSTPGLYEQNPGY; this is encoded by the coding sequence ATGATACGCTATAAATCCATACTAATCCCGTGTCTGGCACTCGTCCTTTTGACTTCCTGTGAAAAGGACCTGGACCAGGTGCCCCTTTCATCGGGGACCACCGAAAATTTCTACGCCACGGAAAATGATTTTATACAGGCCAGGAACGCCACATATTCACTGACCTTCCACGGGTCGGGCACTTACGGGTATGCCAACAGGATACTGAACCTCAGCGAAACCCGGTCAGATAACCTGTATGCTACAACGCAGGCCTCCAGAACATGGGAAGGGATCAACAATTTTTTCACTTCCATTAACTCCAACGCCTATATAGAAGAGGCCTATACTACCAATTTCAACGCCATATACAAGGCCAACCAATTACTGGAAAAGCTGGACGAAAACGGGGAAATTATCCCTCTTGAGAACGACAGGACCTTAATGCGGGCCGAGGCCCGGTTTTTAAGGGCCTTTTGCTATTTTGATCTCGTCCGCTGGTTCGGAAAAGTGCCTTTGCTGGACAGAACGGTAACCCCTCAGGAAGCTTCTGAAATAGGACGGTCGCCGGTAAGCGATATATACGACCTTATCATCTCCGACCTTCAATTTGCCATTGAGAACTTACCGGAGACCTACGAAGGTTCCGAATACGGCCGGATCACCCGCTACGGCGCCAAAGGTATCCTGGCCCTGGTACATATGACCCGCTCAAGCCCCGACTACGGTATCGATGGACCGGGACTCGATCTCAACGAATGGGACCAGGCCTATCAGCAGTTAAACGACATCAAAAACAGCGGGCAATATGGCTTTGAATCTTCTTACGACAGTATCTTCAGGGTAGAAGGAACTGTCAACAAGGAAAATATACTGGTTATTCCCTACGGAAGCAATACCGGCGACGGCGTGGGAGGCAATTTCCCTGTTGAAGTGACCAGTGACCAATATTTTGCATCTTTCGGATTATCCGACCAGGGTGCCCTGGAACGAAGACCGATTTCGAGCGAATTTCGCCAAAAGTTCGCCCCGGAAGACGAAAGGGCGCAATTCGGCATTGTAGATACGTTCTCCGTAGACTCCGGAAGGCATGAAGGATTTTACAACGAACCGATATTTATCAAATATGCCGACGATTCCCGTTACGGGGACGGCCGTACGGACTGGGGCGTGGATTTTATAGTGCTGCGTTATACCGATGTGCTGTTCCTCATGGCCGAATGTACGCTCCACGGCGGTGGCGGTACCCAGGCCGATGTGGATAAGATTGTCAATGACGTCAGGGAAAGGGCCGGACTGGCACGTGATGCGTCCAATGTCACCCTGGAGGAATTGTTTGCCGAACGGAGAAAGGAATTCTTCTCCGAAGGTACACGTTGGTTCGACCTCTACCGTTCCGGGAATGCCGTAAGCATTATGAACGCCTGGAAATCTGAAGTGGATAACGAGAACAGCGTTAACAACATCGATGAAAATTCGCTGTTGTACCCCATTCCGCTGCAGGAATTACTCTCAACACCGGGGCTTTATGAACAGAATCCCGGGTATTAA